In Salarias fasciatus chromosome 2, fSalaFa1.1, whole genome shotgun sequence, one genomic interval encodes:
- the polr1d gene encoding DNA-directed RNA polymerases I and III subunit RPAC2, producing MAEEGEKKAVLETVQADGADEGCVTFVMHDEDHTLGNSLRYMIMKGVDVDFCGYTITHPSESKINFRIQTRGGIPATEPLRRGLNELTDVCQHVLNTFQARVDEFKARQEQPME from the exons ATGGCTGAAGAGGGCGAAAAGAAAGCTGTGCTAGAAACG GTCCAGGCCGATGGAGCTGATGAGGGCTGCGTGACCTTTGTGATGCACGATGAAGACCACACTCTGGGGAACTCCCTGAGATATATGATCATGAAGGG CGTTGATGTGGATTTTTGTGGCTAcaccatcacccatccatctgAGAGCAAGATTAACTTTCGCATTCAAACACGAG GGGGGATTCCAGCCACGGAGCCGCTGCGGAGGGGCCTCAACGAACTCACAGACGTCTGTCAGCACGTTCTCAACACCTTCCAG GCACGAGTTGATGAGTTCAAAGCCAGACAGGAGCAGCCCATGGAGTGA
- the LOC115403459 gene encoding endothelin receptor type B-like — protein sequence MKVVALLCLLAAAEASRFVRDSQGGPESLEPLRRNASALLPPPAPPARPRSSFPPMCIKQTEIKNAFKYVNTVISCLIFVVGIIGNSTLLRIIYKNKCMRNGPNVLIGSLALGDLLYIIIAIPINVYKLIAEDWPFGVYVCKLMPFIQKASVGITVLSLCALSIDRYHAVTSWSRVKGMGIPLWKAVEVTLIWLMAVVLAVPEALAFDMLEMPYRGNKLRVCLLHPEQTSSFMKFYQEAKDWWLFGFYFCFPLACTGIFYTLMSCEMLSRKKGMRIALNDHMKQRREVAKTVFCLVLIFAFCWLPLHLSRILKKTVYDENDPNRCELLSFLLVMDYIGINMASLNSCINPIALYFVSQKFKNCFQSCLCCWCYRTSPLDERGSGGRWKGSCHGNGLDRSSSRSSQKYTSSS from the exons ATGAAGGTCGTAGCGCTGCTGTGTCTGCTGGCGGCCGCCGAGGCCTCCCGGTTCGTCCGGGACTCCCAGGGCGGGCCCGAATCTTTAGAGCCGCTCCGGAGGAACGCGTCCGCCCTGCTGCCGCCCCCGGCGCCGCCCGCCAGGCCGCGCAGCTCCTTCCCGCCCATGTGCATCAAGCAGACGGAGATCAAGAACGCCTTCAAGTACGTCAACACCGTCATCTCCTGCCTGATCTTCGTGGTGGGGATCATCGGGAACTCCACGCTGCTCCGGATCATTTATAAGAACAAGTGCATGAGGAACGGACCCAACGTCCTGATCGGGAGTCTGGCCCTGGGAGACCTGCTCTACATCATCATCGCCATCCCCATCAACGTGTACAAG CTGATAGCTGAGGACTGGCCGTTCGGCGTGTACGTCTGCAAGCTGATGCCGTTCATCCAGAAGGCCTCGGTGGGGATCACCGTCCTCAGCCTGTGCGCCCTCAGCATCGACCG CTACCACGCCGTGACGTCCTGGAGCAGGGTGAAGGGGATGGGGATCCCCCTGTGGAAGGCCGTGGAGGTGACGCTCATCTGGCTGATGGCCGTGGTGCTGGCGGTGCCCGAGGCGCTGGCGTTCGACATGCTGGAGATGCCGTACAGAGGCAACAAGCTGCGGGTGTGCCTGCTGCACCCGGAGCAGACGTCCAGCTTCATGAAG TTCTACCAGGAGGCCAAAGACTGGTGGCTGTTTGGGTTCTACTTCTGCTTCCCGCTGGCCTGCACAGGGATCTTCTACACCCTAATGTCCTGTGAGATGCTCAGTCGGAAAAAAGGAATGCGCATCGCCCTGAACGATCACATGAAGCAG cggAGGGAAGTGGCTAAGACGGTGTTCTGCCTGGTGTTGATCTTCGCCTTCTGCTGGCTGCCTCTTCATCTCAGCCGCATTCTGAAAAAGACCGTCTATGACGAAAACGACCCCAACCGCTGTGAGCTGCTCAG CTTCCTGTTAGTGATGGATTACATCGGCATCAACATGGCCTCCCTAAACTCCTGCATTAACCCCATCGCCCTCTACTTTGTCAGCCAGAAGTTTAAAAATTGTTTCCAg tcttgCTTGTGCTGCTGGTGCTACAGAACGTCTCCCCTGGACGAGCGAGGCTCCGGCGGACGCTGGAAGGGTTCCTGCCACGGGAACGGCCTGGACCGCTCCAGCTCCCGCTCCAGTCAGAAATACACCAGCTCTTCAtaa